The genomic DNA TTTTTGATTTTTCATCAACTTTATTAGCTGCTACTTCTTGTGTATCTTTTGCGCCTTTTTCAGTTTCTGTATCTTTTGCGCCTTTTTCAGTTTCTGACTGTCCTTTTGTACCTGCGCCTTCACCTGATTTGTTAGAATTTTCTTGACCTTTTATTTCATCTGCTGAATTTACATCTGCTTTTCCGGTATTGAATTTGATTCCTAAAAAATCACAGCCTGATAGAAGTGTTGAAGATGATAACAAGGCAGTTAATACAATTTTTTTTGTGTTTTTTAAATTCATTTTAAACTCCTGCATATAAATTTTAGTCAAATAGATGGTTCCAGCTTAATATAATCTCATTGGTTGTGTCAATAGTTTAATCTGGAATAGATTATAATTTTAATAATTATGTGTTGTTTTTAGCTTTTAAGTTTGCCTCTCTCTTCTGTATCTTTTGCTGTTTCTGAAACTTTCGATTACGCTACAACGTATAAACCGTATTCAGATTTTTCTAGCAAGTCAACTGCAACTTTTGCGTCTTTTTGTTTTTTAGTGGTTTCATCTTCTGCTTTTTTTGCTGCTTCTGATCCTGGATGCTTTGATGATTCCCTATCATATTTATAACCTGCAAGCGCTGAATCTGACTCAGCTTGTGAAACTTTTTCTTTTGTTTTTGATACTTCTTCTTCAGCTCTTGATTTTTCATCAGCTGCAGCTTTTTCATTATTTTCAGCTTCTAAAACTTCTTTGTTTGTTTTTGATACTTCTTCTTCAGCTATTGATTTTTCATTAATTGCAGCTTTTTCATTATTTGCATCTTCTGATTTTGCCTCTTTTACATCTTTTAATTCTCTATCTGATGCTCCTTTATCTTTTCCTTCAGTTTTTGACTGTTTATCTGTATTTGAGCCTGCACCTGATTTATCAGGTCCATTATTTCTTTTGGATCTTTTTGGCCTGCACTTGATTGATCATTTCTATTGTCATTTGTTGATTTTTCTTCGACTTTTGCTGCTTTTTCAGTTTCTCCCTGTGCTTTTGTACCTGCGCCTTCACCTGATTTGTTAGAATTTTCTTGACCTTTTATTTCATCTGCTGAATTTACATCTGCTTTTCCAGTAGGGAAACTGATTCCTAGAAAATTACAGCCTGATAGAAGTGTTGAAGATGATAACAAGGCAGTTAATATAATTTTTTTTGTATTTTTTAAATTCACTTTAGGTTCCGTATATAAATTTTATTCAAATAAATTGTCCCCCAGCGCAACACAATCTCATTGGTTGTGTCAATAATTTAATCTGGAGTAGATTATAATTTTAATAATATTGGCTTTTAGGAAGGTATAATTCTTCTCTATTACCTTTTAAAAAGTCGTGCTATCATTATTAAAAAATACTGTCAAACAAATGATTTATATAAATTATTTATATATTTAATGGTGCCCAGAAGAGGATTCGAACCTCCACGCCTTGCGGCACAGATACCTGAAACCTGCGCGTATACCATTCCGCCATCTGGGCTAGTTATTTAACTTAAGGACTTGATTCTAAGTAATCTAGATTTATTGTCAAATTGTTTGACAATTTTTTTGTTTTATTTTATAAGATAATGCTATATTTAGTAAAATTATAAAATAATTGCTATCTTGATATAAAAATTTCCTAAATAACTAGTATTAATCAGTTTTTGACTAATATTTTTAGATAAATTACAATATATTTTAATATAACTTATTTATTTATATTTTTTATGAGATGGATTCGGTCATTACTAGTAATGATTATTCCTATCTAAAATGCTATTTTTATGTCTTATATTGATAAAATATTGTATTTATTAAAAACTGGTATATCAATTTTATTATAATTTATTCATTTTTAAATTATAATTTACTCTTAAGATAATCTTATTTATTTGATTAGACGAGGAAAATTATCAATTGTTTTTTTATTTATATATAAATGATAATACAAAATATAAAATTTATTTTTGAAAGATTAATTAATTATATATATCCAAAAATATGTCCTGTTTGCAAAATTACTATAGATCGTGATTTTTGTTTATGTGCTTGTTGTTGGTCAGAAGTATATTTTATATCTACTAATATGTATAATTCAGCAAATACAAAAGATATTAGTATTAATAAAAATTCTTTATTTGCACACGATATGCAATTAGAACAAATAAGTTCTGTTGCTTTATATTGCGGGATATCTTGTATTTTAGTTCGCCTTTTAAAATATCATGATAGGATAGACTTGTCTGTTATGATGGCCAAGTGGATGTTTCGTGTTGGAAGAGTGTTGATTGAGGAATCTGATTTGATTATTGCTATTCCACTTCATTACTTTCGCTTGATGAGTCGTAAATATAATCAATCAGCTGAACTTGCACGATTAATTGCCAAATATGGGAATAAACCATTCATTTCAGGAGCCTTGATCCGTTCTCATTATACTAAGCAACAAGTAGAATTATCTTTTTCTGCGCGCAAGAAAAATATTTATAACGCATTTACTGTTACAGATGATTTTACACAATACTTGTCTGGATCAAAGGTTCTCCTTATAGATGAATGTATACACAACCGGTGCAACAGCACGAGCAGCTGCTATTGCTATCAAAAAATCAGGTGCAAAAAGTGTAAGCATCCTAACTTTTGCTAGGTCAGCACTTAATAGATAAGAATATTTATCTATTGAACATTCAAAAATCTTAAAAGACATATATTATTCATATACATCTTTTATCTTTAATCCATCAATGTTGGCTGCTATATACGCTACTGTTTTTTTGTATACCATAGAAGCATTCCAGCGGTTAAGGATTTTAAAGTTTGGTTCTTGTGGTTGATATCCATACATAGCATTCCATCCACTTTTCTTTAAAAAATTTGCAGCTGATTCAATAGCGTCTAGATTAGAGTTTACAACATCAGCTTTACCGTCTCCATCCGCATCTACTGCAAATCTTTCTACATTGGTTGGCAGAAACTGAAATTGACCTATTTCACCATGAGGAGCTCCAATGGAATCAATGCTTATAGTCCCATTATTTACCAAAGAAACAGCAGTAAAAAACTGTTCAGTGAATAGCTTGGAACGTCGACAATCATACGATAAGGTTGCGAGTGCTGAAAGTGTATTAATTGTTCCTTTTTTTGTTCCAAACTTGCTTTCTAATCCCCATAGAGCCATCAATACGCCAGGAGAAACACCATAATTCTTTTCTACTTTTTTAAGAAAATCAGAATATTTTCTTTTCATAGATTTGCCATTTTCAATAACACTAGCAGCAGATACTTTTTTGAGAAATTCGTCAAAAGATAATTTGAATATAGTTTGTTTGCGATCAAGTTCGATTGTTTTGAAACTGTATTCAAGATTCGAAAATATATCATTTACAATCTTTATATTAATGCCTTTTTTTATAGCTTCATTACGTGCTTCTGATATCCACTCCTTAAAATTATCAGGGTTATCACTGCATATAGACACGGTAGATACAGGTGAAACCTTTCTATTAATTCCTTTTTTTTCTGAGATCCACTCCTTAAAACTATCAAGGTTATCACTGCATATGGTCATGGTAGATACAAAATAAAGCGCTATTAAAAGAACTATCTTCTGAATTATAAATCTTTTTGAAAACACAGTATTAATACTCTCTGTTGTAATGATATGAAGGTTATATTAAATTTTGTTTTCCACTAGAATTTCTGCAATCTGTACAGCATTTAACGCGGCTCCTTTTCTTAAATTATTGGAAACAATCCATAAATTAATGCCATTTTTTATCGTGTCATCCTCTCTAATTCGTGACACAAAGACATGGTCTTTTTCATTGCATTCAGAAGGAGTCATATATCCTCCATCTTTAGGTTCATCTATGACTATACAGCCTGATGATTTGCTTAAGATAGATCGAGCTTTTTCTGCCGTAATGCAATTATTGAATTCTATATTAACAGATTCCGAATGCCCAATTAAAACTGGCACTCTAGCAGCCGTACAATTAATTTTTATATTTGGATCCAATATCTTATTTGTTTCGACAGCAACTTTCCATTCTTCTTTTGTGTAACTATCGTTCATGAAAACATCTATATGCGGTATTATATTAAATGCTATATTTTTGGTGAATATTTCTGGTGTATTTGTTTGTGATTTAAGGAAAGATTTTGTTTGCTCAATGAGTTCATCCATACCCTTTTTTCCTGCTCCAGAGACTGATTGATATGTCGATAAAACAACTCGTTTTATGTTAGCATAGTCGTGTAGAGGCTTTAGGGCTACAACTAGTTGAATAGTAGAACAATTAGGATTTGCTATAATATTCTTTTGATATGCTAAAGAAATTGCTTCTGGATTGACTTCTGGGACTATTAAAGGAACTTCATCATCATATCGCCAAGCTGAAGAGTTGTCTATAACTATACAACCAGTTTCGGCTATTTTAGGTGATATATTCTTGGATATTTCGCTTCCAGCTGACATAAGACAAATATCAGTTCCAGAAAAATCATATGAATCAAGATCTATAACTTCGAGGCTTTGATTTCTAAATGGAATTTTCTTTCCAACTGACTTCTTAGAGGCTAAAGCTGTAATTTCACGTATTTGTAAACAACGTTCAGAGAGGATTTTAATCATCTCCCTGCCGACATTTCCTGTTGCTCCAACAATTGCGATTTTAAAAGCCATAATTACTTCTTCTTGCGTAATTGAGATGTTATTATAAGTATTATGCGCAGTACAAACGAATTAAACAGTTCATCTTTATTCTAAATTTAATATTTTTTTAATATTAGTCAATAGCTTCTTAGATTTGATATTAATTCAATTTAATTTAACTTAATTTGTGTTTTGGACTTAAGATGCTTTCTGAGATGAGTATAAAAAGGCAATTATTCATTACTAAAATTACCTCTATATAATTCAAAATATCATTTTTTTTATTTTTTTTATTTCCAGTTTTTTATTAATAATCTGTAAAGCTTCATCAAGGCTAATTTCTTCTGGGTTTATGTTTTTAGGAATACTTGCGTTAATTTTTTGCCACTTGATATAAAAACCATAACGTCCATCATGAAGAGTAATTTTCTCTCCATTTGGATGAATTCCTATAGTACGTTTAGTATCTTTAGATTTATTTCTTGATTGTTTATTATCTTTTTCTTTTTCATTTATTTTAGAAACTGCTTGATCTATATTTATTTCAAGAACTTCTTCAATTGATTCCAACTTGGTATAACGATCATTATGATTTAGATAACACCCATATTTACCAATTCCGGCTACTATTCTTTGACCGGTTTCTGTATGGGTTCCTATTTCTCTAGGTAATGATAGTAAAGAAATTGTTTTTTGAAGATCTATCTCTTCATTTTGCCAATTTTTTGGTATTGCACAGCGTTTAGCATTTTTCCCATCTCCCCTTTGTACATATAATCCAAAACGTCCAGATCTCAGAGTTATAGGTTCATTAGTTAATGGATCTGTTCCAAGTAATGATTGTTCTGGAATTTCTATTGTATCTTTTTGGTTTGATGTTAATTGTCTAGTATAGTTGCAATCTGGATAGTTTCTGCATCCAACAAAAGCTCCATATTTGCTAAGTTTTATTGATAATTGATGCTTTTTACAGGCAGGGCAGTCGCGACTTTCTTCGTTGTTTTCCATCTTAGGGAATATGACTGATGATAATGTGTTATTGAGAACATCCAATACGCTAGAAATTCTTAGTTCTTTTGTATTGTCAATTTTTTGAATAAAATCTTTCCAAAATTCGCTTAGAACCTCTTCCCAATTAAGTTTTCCAGCTGATATTTCGTCAAGTTTTTCTTCAAGTTCTGCTGTAAAATCATATTCTACATATTTTATAAAGAAATTTTCCAAAAATGCTATAACTATTCTACCAGTATTTTGAGGTAAAAGTTTTCTTTTTTCATATGTAACATATTGTCTTTTAGATAGTGTTTCTAAAATTGACGCGTAAGTAGAAGGTCTGCCAATTCCTAGATCTTCCATTTTTTTAATCAAAGAGGATTCAGAGTAGCGAGGAGGGGGATCAGTAAAATGTTGATATGCCTCGGCCTTTTTTGCTAATAGTTTCTCGTTTTTTTTAATATAAGGGAGTAATTTATCATCATCATTGGCTTTATCTTGATCATTTTGAAGGTCCCAAACTTTTAGAAAACCATCAAAACGTAAGTAAGATCCAGTTGATCTCATATTTGCACTTTTATTTTCATAAATTGCTTCAATATTAACAGTTGTTCTCTCGAATTCAGCAGATGACATTTGACTGGCGACGCTGCGCTTCCATATGAGATCATAAAGCTTAAATTGATTTTCAGTAAGAAATTTTTTAATTTGTGAGGGTAAAAACCTAAAATTATTAGGTCTTATTGCTTCATGTGCTTCTTGGGCGTTTTTAGCTTTGGCGGAGTATACCCTAGATTTCTCTGGAAGATAACTACTTCCGAAATTTTCAACTATAGAAAGGCGCACTTCTTCAAGAGCTTCAGATGACATATGCACACCATCTGTTCTCATATATGTGATTAATCCCACATCTTCTCCGTTTATGCTGATTCCTTCATATAATTTTTGTGCTATTTTCATAGTATCTGTAGCAGAGAAACCTAAGTTGGACGACGCAGCTTGTTGAAGAGTTGATGTGGTAAATGCTGGCCAAGGATTACGTTTAACGGATTTAGTTTCTAATGTTTTGACAACGTAATTTGCTTTTTCTAAGAAAAAGACGATCTCATCTGCTTCTTTTTTATTCTTGATAGATTTTTTCTCAATACGTTTCCCATTAAATTCTATGAGACGTGCTATAAAACTTTTTCCTTCTTCTGTTTCTAATAATACAGATAACAACCAATATTCTTCAGATACAAAGCTTTCAATTTGAGATTCACGATTACAGATTAAGCGAAGCGCTACTGATTGTACCCTGCCTGCTGATCGTGCGCCTGGAAGTTTACGCCATAAAATTGGAGAAAGATTAAATCCTACCAGATAATCTAATGCACGTCGTGCTAGGTAGGCATTTACTAGATCTGAATTGATATCGCGAGGATTATTCATAGCATTAAGCACTACTTGTTTTGTTATCGCATTAAAAGATACTCGTTGAATATTTATAATCCCTAGTAAATTCCTTTTTTTAATAATATCTAGGACGTGCCAGGATATGGCTTCTCCTTCTCTATCAGGATCTGTAGCTAGAATTAGTGTTTTGGCGGATTTAACAGCTTCTATAATATTTTCTAAGTGTTTTTTAGAAGATTTATCAATTTCCCAGATCATTGCAAAATTTTTTTCAGGTATAACTGATCCTTGCTTAGCTGGTAAATCACGTATGTGACCGAAAGAAGATAATACTTTGTAGTTCGGCCCGAGATATTTACTTATTGTCTTTGCTTTTGCAGGTGACTCTACTACTATTACATCCATTATCTAAATCTCTAAATGTCAACACACTCACAATAGTCTTTCTCTGAAAGTATTACTTCCTAACAATATTGCAATAATTTAATTTATTACATATAGATATATTTTTTTATTTGAATAATTTAGCATATAATATGCGATAGATTTTAAAATTATATTTTTATTATTTAGTTATGAGGATAATAATATCTATTATTCCTAAAATAAGTTTTTTCTAGATAGATTATGATGATAAAATCGTTTTTTTTCTTAATTTGAAGTATTATTTTAATATGTAACTAGCAGGTTATTCCTCCTTTAATGACACCATTCCACCTGGATGATGGCAAATACGTCCAGCTAAATCTAGTTCTAAAATCGCAAGATAAACTATTGGAGCTTCTATCCCCGTATGTTGAATAATATCATTTATATAGATTGGCACGCTATTTAAAGATTGTGATATTCTTATTCGGTCATTTTGATCACCCTCTGGATTATTTGTGATATTTATTCCTTCCATTTGATTTGAATAGCGTGGTGATGAGAAAAAGTTTTTTTCTATTTGTGGAGATAATATTTGGATTACATCAGAAGAAGATGTTATAAGAGTCGCTCCTTCTTTAATGAGTTGATTTGTTCCTTCACAACGGGGATCTAGTGGAGATCCGGGGACTGCGAATACTAATCTTCCGTATTCTCCCGCGAGCCTTGCTGTAATTAGAGAGCCTGATTTCTTAGCAGCTTCAACTACTATTAATCCTAATCCTATACCGGCAATAAGTCTATTACGTCGTGGAAAATTATGCGATCTAGGTTCTAATCCAAAAGGCATTTCACTAATTGCTACACCTTCATTATCACAAATTTCTTCTAATAAACTTAAGTTTTCAGGAGGGTATATGCAATCTAATCCTCCCGCCATTGCAGCTATTGTTCCTGTTTTAATAGTAGCACGGTGAGCAGCAGTATCTATGCCAAGAGCTAAGCCAGAAATGATTGTATATCCTTCTATTCCAATTTCATGTGCGATTTTTTCGGTAAATTTTATTCCACTTATTGATGCATAACGAGCACCTACTATTCCTATAGAAGGTTTTTCGCTAGTTATTTGTGTATTCCCTTTGACGGCTAATATGGGAGGAGGATTATCTATATAACGTAGAGCTGGAGGATAACTTGGTTCACTAATAAAAACAAAACTT from Candidatus Liberibacter americanus str. Sao Paulo includes the following:
- a CDS encoding aspartate-semialdehyde dehydrogenase; translation: MAFKIAIVGATGNVGREMIKILSERCLQIREITALASKKSVGKKIPFRNQSLEVIDLDSYDFSGTDICLMSAGSEISKNISPKIAETGCIVIDNSSAWRYDDEVPLIVPEVNPEAISLAYQKNIIANPNCSTIQLVVALKPLHDYANIKRVVLSTYQSVSGAGKKGMDELIEQTKSFLKSQTNTPEIFTKNIAFNIIPHIDVFMNDSYTKEEWKVAVETNKILDPNIKINCTAARVPVLIGHSESVNIEFNNCITAEKARSILSKSSGCIVIDEPKDGGYMTPSECNEKDHVFVSRIREDDTIKNGINLWIVSNNLRKGAALNAVQIAEILVENKI
- a CDS encoding lytic murein transglycosylase, with product MFSKRFIIQKIVLLIALYFVSTMTICSDNLDSFKEWISEKKGINRKVSPVSTVSICSDNPDNFKEWISEARNEAIKKGINIKIVNDIFSNLEYSFKTIELDRKQTIFKLSFDEFLKKVSAASVIENGKSMKRKYSDFLKKVEKNYGVSPGVLMALWGLESKFGTKKGTINTLSALATLSYDCRRSKLFTEQFFTAVSLVNNGTISIDSIGAPHGEIGQFQFLPTNVERFAVDADGDGKADVVNSNLDAIESAANFLKKSGWNAMYGYQPQEPNFKILNRWNASMVYKKTVAYIAANIDGLKIKDVYE
- the topA gene encoding type I DNA topoisomerase, whose protein sequence is MDVIVVESPAKAKTISKYLGPNYKVLSSFGHIRDLPAKQGSVIPEKNFAMIWEIDKSSKKHLENIIEAVKSAKTLILATDPDREGEAISWHVLDIIKKRNLLGIINIQRVSFNAITKQVVLNAMNNPRDINSDLVNAYLARRALDYLVGFNLSPILWRKLPGARSAGRVQSVALRLICNRESQIESFVSEEYWLLSVLLETEEGKSFIARLIEFNGKRIEKKSIKNKKEADEIVFFLEKANYVVKTLETKSVKRNPWPAFTTSTLQQAASSNLGFSATDTMKIAQKLYEGISINGEDVGLITYMRTDGVHMSSEALEEVRLSIVENFGSSYLPEKSRVYSAKAKNAQEAHEAIRPNNFRFLPSQIKKFLTENQFKLYDLIWKRSVASQMSSAEFERTTVNIEAIYENKSANMRSTGSYLRFDGFLKVWDLQNDQDKANDDDKLLPYIKKNEKLLAKKAEAYQHFTDPPPRYSESSLIKKMEDLGIGRPSTYASILETLSKRQYVTYEKRKLLPQNTGRIVIAFLENFFIKYVEYDFTAELEEKLDEISAGKLNWEEVLSEFWKDFIQKIDNTKELRISSVLDVLNNTLSSVIFPKMENNEESRDCPACKKHQLSIKLSKYGAFVGCRNYPDCNYTRQLTSNQKDTIEIPEQSLLGTDPLTNEPITLRSGRFGLYVQRGDGKNAKRCAIPKNWQNEEIDLQKTISLLSLPREIGTHTETGQRIVAGIGKYGCYLNHNDRYTKLESIEEVLEINIDQAVSKINEKEKDNKQSRNKSKDTKRTIGIHPNGEKITLHDGRYGFYIKWQKINASIPKNINPEEISLDEALQIINKKLEIKKIKKMIF
- the dprA gene encoding DNA-processing protein DprA gives rise to the protein MKSNHKKRGVLLTYEQKISWLRLIRSDNVGPATFRDMINYFGSAEQAIEMLPELSRRGGKSKKTHIYSREEAEKELQTAESFGASFVFISEPSYPPALRYIDNPPPILAVKGNTQITSEKPSIGIVGARYASISGIKFTEKIAHEIGIEGYTIISGLALGIDTAAHRATIKTGTIAAMAGGLDCIYPPENLSLLEEICDNEGVAISEMPFGLEPRSHNFPRRNRLIAGIGLGLIVVEAAKKSGSLITARLAGEYGRLVFAVPGSPLDPRCEGTNQLIKEGATLITSSSDVIQILSPQIEKNFFSSPRYSNQMEGINITNNPEGDQNDRIRISQSLNSVPIYINDIIQHTGIEAPIVYLAILELDLAGRICHHPGGMVSLKEE
- a CDS encoding ComF family protein: MIIQNIKFIFERLINYIYPKICPVCKITIDRDFCLCACCWSEVYFISTNMYNSANTKDISINKNSLFAHDMQLEQISSVALYCGISCILVRLLKYHDRIDLSVMMAKWMFRVGRVLIEESDLIIAIPLHYFRLMSRKYNQSAELARLIAKYGNKPFISGALIRSHYTKQQVELSFSARKKNIYNAFTVTDDFTQYLSGSKVLLIDECIHNRCNSTSSCYCYQKIRCKKCKHPNFC